The following proteins are encoded in a genomic region of Oryzias latipes chromosome 17, ASM223467v1:
- the rab12 gene encoding ras-related protein Rab-12: MDPRFDVPRRAAGGSGGSANSSPALGAQSRRRKMPPRPADFKLQIIIIGSRGVGKTSLMERFTDDTFCEACKSTVGVDFKIKTVELRGKKIRLQIWDTAGQERFNSITSAYYRGAKGIVLVYDITKQETFEDLPKWMKMIDKYASEEAELLLVGNKLDCETDRIISRQQGERFASRISGMRFCEASAKDNFNVDEIFLKLVDDILSKMPLEVPSKELSNSVLSLQPEPEVPPELPPPRMRCC, translated from the exons ATGGATCCGAGGTTTGACGTCCCGCGGAGGGCCGCCGGCGGCAGCGGGGGCTCCGCGAACTCTTCTCCCGCCCTCGGAGCTCAGTCCCGCCGCAGGAAGATGCCCCCCAGACCGGCGGATTTCAAACTTCAAATTATAATTATTGGCTCCCGTGGTGTTGGTAAAACCAGCCTCATGGAGAGATTCACGGATGACACTTTCTGCGAAGCCTGCAAGTCAACCGTAG GAGTTGATTTCAAAATCAAGACAGTGGAGCTGAGAGGAAAGAAGATCAGGCTGCAGATTTG GGACACTGCCGGACAGGAGAGGTTCAACAGCATCACGTCTGCTTACTACAGAGGAGCCAAGGGCATTGTGCTGGTTTATGACATCACTAAGCAGGAGACCTTTGAGGACCTTCCTAAATGGATGAAAATGATAGACAAG TACGCCTCAGAGGAAGCAGAACTTCTGCTGGTTGGAAACAAGCTGGACTGTGAGACGGATCGGATCATCTCCAGACAGCAAGGAGAGAGG TTTGCCTCTAGGATAAGTGGGATGCGTTTCTGCGAAGCCAGTGCCAAGGATAACTTCAATGTGGACGAGATCTTCCTGAAGCTGGTGGATGACATTCTCAGTAAG ATGCCTCTGGAAGTTCCCAGCAAGGAGCTGTCCAACAGCGTTCTGTCCCTGCAGCCGGAGCCGGAAGTACCGCCAGAACTGCCCCCGCCCCGCATGCGTTGTTGCTGA